Proteins found in one Candidatus Woesearchaeota archaeon genomic segment:
- a CDS encoding radical SAM protein, giving the protein MQKTKYYSWKKGNLAKGCQLCIKGQKMVLFITGLCHKHCYFCPISEKKFNKDVFYINELKTNNLKKILEETKKGNSLGCGITGGDPLMKIKRTTKLIKFLKKTFKNKFHIHLYTPLELVNESNLKQLNQVGLDEIRFHPSLDSNRLWNKISLANKFKWGIGVEIPLLPNKEKEIKQLCDFIDDKVDFLNLNELEVSDTNSDALIKMGFKIKSKDSFAVKGSEKLGLKILKYCKNKHYNIHLCTAKLKDKIQFTNRIIKYAQSTAKPYDLITKEGMLKHGAIYTKNPKTTYNLLIKKFKVPKKLLEMDNKNKRILTGDWIVLELKDKLKQYKLAIIEQYPTAEKTEIEVTYL; this is encoded by the coding sequence ATGCAAAAAACTAAATATTACTCCTGGAAAAAAGGGAATTTAGCCAAAGGCTGTCAATTATGCATAAAAGGTCAAAAAATGGTTTTGTTCATAACAGGCTTATGCCACAAACATTGTTATTTTTGTCCAATCTCAGAAAAGAAATTTAACAAAGATGTTTTTTACATCAATGAGCTTAAAACTAATAATCTAAAAAAAATCTTAGAAGAAACAAAAAAAGGAAATTCTTTAGGTTGTGGTATTACTGGTGGGGATCCTTTAATGAAAATTAAAAGAACGACAAAATTAATAAAATTCTTAAAAAAAACATTCAAAAATAAATTCCATATTCATTTATACACACCTTTAGAATTAGTAAATGAAAGCAATTTAAAACAACTAAATCAAGTGGGCTTAGATGAAATTAGATTTCATCCATCTCTAGATTCAAATAGATTATGGAATAAAATTTCCTTAGCAAATAAATTCAAATGGGGTATAGGTGTAGAAATTCCTCTTTTACCAAATAAAGAAAAAGAAATCAAACAATTATGTGATTTTATAGATGATAAAGTCGATTTTCTAAATTTAAATGAACTTGAAGTTTCAGATACAAATTCTGATGCTTTGATTAAAATGGGCTTTAAAATAAAATCAAAAGATTCATTTGCAGTAAAAGGAAGTGAAAAATTGGGATTAAAAATTTTAAAGTATTGTAAAAATAAACATTATAATATCCATCTATGTACTGCAAAATTAAAAGATAAAATTCAATTCACAAATAGAATAATCAAATACGCTCAAAGCACTGCAAAACCTTATGATTTAATAACAAAAGAAGGTATGCTTAAACATGGTGCAATTTACACTAAAAACCCTAAAACAACCTATAATCTACTTATTAAAAAATTTAAAGTACCTAAAAAACTTCTAGAAATGGATAATAAAAACAAAAGAATATTAACTGGAGATTGGATTGTTTTAGAATTAAAAGATAAACTAAAACAATATAAACTTGCAATTATAGAACAATATCCAACAGCAGAAAAAACAGAAATAGAGGTTACATACCTATGA